The proteins below come from a single Desulfurella sp. genomic window:
- a CDS encoding Hsp20/alpha crystallin family protein gives MNPNKVIILAQFFVLQKNASSDSILADIYEENGKVYIELEIPDLEVDSLVIEKNNTSLIVSGIKKKREKNNAAYLVAERIFGYFKKYIDLPFHFKSISKVNYDNGVLEIILERF, from the coding sequence ATGAATCCCAATAAAGTAATTATTTTAGCCCAATTTTTTGTTTTGCAAAAAAATGCTAGCTCTGATTCAATTTTAGCTGATATTTATGAAGAAAATGGTAAAGTATACATCGAACTTGAGATACCCGATTTAGAAGTAGATAGCCTAGTTATAGAAAAAAATAATACATCTTTGATTGTGTCTGGTATAAAGAAAAAAAGAGAAAAAAACAACGCTGCATATCTTGTAGCAGAACGTATATTTGGTTATTTTAAAAAATACATAGATTTACCGTTTCATTTCAAAAGTATAAGTAAAGTTAATTATGATAATGGAGTATTAGAGATTATTTTAGAGAGGTTTTGA